The nucleotide sequence TACGAACTCGGAAAATATAAGAACAATACCTACAAAGAGGATATCTATCGGGCCTTAGCGATGAGCTTAAGGGATATACTTATCAGCAGGTGGAATGAAATTCAGGAACAATATAGGAGTAAGAAGGTTCGAAAAGTATATTATCTTTCGATTGAATATCTACTCGGAACGTTACTGAGAACCAATCTTGCAAGTCTCCAGATGAAAAATACCGCTGAAAAAGCTTTGCAGAGTCTCGGATATGAACTTTCGGAAGTCGCTGAAAACGAACCTGATGCAGCCTTGGGGAATGGCGGTTTGGGAAGATTGGCCGCTTGCTTTTTGGATTCGCTTGCAACGTTGAATTTTCCCGCTCAAGCGGCAGGTATTCGTTACGAATACGGGATTTTTAGACAAGAGATCCGAAACGGATTCCAGAGAGAGTATCCGGAGAACTGGTTGAACCAGGATAATCCTTGGGAGATTGCAAGAATGGATCTTGTATATCCCGTTCAGTTTTACGGGCAGATCAAGACGGATATCGATCATAAAGGTTGTTCGTTTTGTATTTGGGATCCTAAGGAAGTCGTACTTGCTGAAGCGTATGATGTTTTCATTCCGGGATTTAAGACGAATTCAGTCATCAATCTTAGGCTTTGGAAGGCAAAGTCTAGTAGGGAATTTAACCTAGACTATTTTAATCACGGGGATTATTTGAGAGCCATCGAAGACAAACAAAAGTCTGAGAATATCTCTAAGGTCCTTTATCCCAACGATAGCATAGAACAAGGGAGAGAATTGAGATTAAAGCAGGAATATTTTTTGGTAAGCGCGACTCTACAGGACGCCTTAGCACAATTTATTTCGGAAGAGGGGATCAAATGGGAGAATCTTCCTCGTAGGCTCATCTTTCATCTGAATGATACTCATCCTACCTTAGCGATCCCTGAATTTATGCGTTTGTTAATCGACGGGTATTCCATGCCTTGGGACCAAGCATGGGATTATACGACTCAATGTTTTGCATATACGAATCATACCATCATGCCGGAAGCATTGGAAAGTTGGACGGTGGATTTGATGGAAAATGTGTTACCTAGACATCTTCAGCTTATATACGAGATCAATTTCAATTTTCTGCAAGAACTTAGAAGGAAGAACGTTTCCGAAGATATTGTACGTAAGGTTTCCATTATAGAGGAAGGAAACCCGAAAAGGATCCGAATGTCCCATTTAGCGGTGGTAGCTTCTAAAAGTGTTAACGGGGTAGCAAAATTGCACACCGAAATCCTGAAGACCAATATATTTCCAGAATTCTATTCGTTGTTTCCGGAAAAATTTCATAATATAACTAACGGAGTCGCACATAGACGTTGGCTCCTTACTGCAAATCCTAAACTTTCGGATCTAATAACGGATAATATCGGAGATGGTTGGCAAAAGGATCTTTCTAATATATCGGAATTGGAAAAGTATTCGGGAGATAAGGAATTTAGACAGGAATGGGCTAAGATCAAAAAGGAAAATAAGGAATTTCTATCTAATTTTACTCTGAACACTTTAGGATTAAGGATCGATCCGAATTCCATATTCGATGTCCAGATAAAAAGAATACATGAATATAAACGGCAACTTTTGAATGTTTTGCGTATCGTGTACGACTATCAAAGGATCAAGGAAAATCCTTCCGGCCTTTACGCTCCTAGAACGGTCTTCTTTTCGGGAAAAGCCGCCCCGGGATATCGTAAAGCAAAGTTGATCGTCAAATTGATCCATTCTGTCGGAAATGTCGTGAATTCGGATCCGCAAGTGAATCGGCTTCTTAAAGTCGTATTTCTTCCAAATTTTAATGTGGGTCTGGCTGAGAAAATTATTCCAGCCGCAGATTTGTCCGAACAGATCTCTTGTCCGGGAACCGAAGCTTCCGGAACCGGAAACATGAAGTTCATGTTAAACGGAGCGCTTACCGTGTGTACATTAGATGGAGCTAATTTGGAAATTTTGGAAACTGTGAAGGATGAAAATATCTATGTATTCGGACATACTGTAGATGAGCTGAAAGAACTCAAGAATTCCGGCTACGATCCACTCATGATCTATAATACTGATCCTGCGATCATGAACGTTTTGAACGCAGTTCGAAAAGGTTTCTTTCTGAAGGAAGCTAAAGACCTTTTTAAGGATTTGGTGGACGAACTTCTGTTACGAGGAGATGCGTATTATTTACTCGCGGATTTCCACTCTTACATAAACGTCCAAGATAGAATTTCAAAGGATTATTTACATTCCGAAGATTGGACAAGACGAACGATCATAAATGCGGCAAGGGCCGGAAATTTTTCCTCCGACAGAACGGTCTTGGAATATGTTCAAAAGATCTGGAAGTTGAAAAAGTATATTCCTTCCGACTGAGGAATTTTTGAGGATAAAAAGAATAAATTCTATATACCCCATAGGGTATTATTACTTTTGAGTAGTCTAATCAGTAAGGCCCTGGAACCGGGGATAAATGGAGACAGATTTATGAAATATATCGTTGAGTCGGCCAAGAGTGTGGAGCAAGCTTCTTTGGATTTGCAGAAGAACGTAGCCGAGGCGAAATATGGAGTGTTACATGTTCACGACCTCAAGGAAACTATGAAAAAGAAAGGGGTCGAATTTCCGGAAGAATGCCGAATTTTCGAAGTTTGCAACCCGCTCCGTGCGAGTAAAGTGCTAAGCGAGGATATGGAGATGAATTTCGCGCTACCTTGCCGGATCTCCGTTTACACTGATCATGGGAAAACTAAGATTGGAATGATCAGACCCGAACCCCTTTTGCGGACTTTGTCCGACTCGAAAGTTTTGGCACAAGAGGCAAGAGAGGTCGAATCGGATTTGATTCGAATTATCCAATCTAGTAAGTAAACTTTTAGTTAGATCTTAAATCCGAAAATAGACATCCCTTAAGGAGTTATTGTTCGAGCAAACATCCTAAGAATATAAACAATTCTTGCCAATTCGCTTATCATTTCCTGAAATAAGAAATTCGATGCCTAAAACGAGTTTCGATATTCTTTGGATCATTCTTTCTTCCGGATTGGTATTTTTTATGCAGGCCGGATTTTTGTGTTTAGAATCCGGCCTAACCCGAACCAAAAACTCGATCAATGTAGCGATTAAGAATATTACGGATTTCGGAATCGCTACTCTCGTTTTCTACTCGATAGGATTCGGACTGATGTTCGGCACAACCTATTTCGGTTGGATTGGAAAGGATACTTTCTTCCCTGATTTTTCAAATACGAGTCCGGAAACTTCCGTTTTCTTTTTATTCCAACTCATGTTCTGCGGAACTGCAGCTACAATCGTTTCCGGAGCCGTTGCCGAAAGAATGAAGTTCGGCGCGTATATCATCGTCACTACTATTATTTCTTCTTTGATCTATCCGATCTTTGGTCATTGGGTCTGGGGAAGAGATCTACAAAATTGGAATCAATTTACCGGTTGGCTTTCTCAACTAGGCTTTATGGACTTCGCAGGTTCCACTGCAGTACATAGTGTAGGGGGATGGGTCGGACTTTCAGCGATGATGCTCATTGGCAATCGCACCGGAAAATATGGCAAGGATGGATCAGTTCGTAAGATCACAGGGCATAATCTTCCGCTCGCGATGTTAGGAACATTGATCCTTTGGTTTGGTTGGATCGGATTTAATGGGGGAAGCACTCTTGCCTTTTCTTCCGAGGTTCCAAAAATTATCGTAAATACTATGTTTGCAGCTTCCGGAGGAATGGCTTCCGGTTTGATCTATGGATGGCTGCGTTTGAAATATGCAGAAGCCACTCTTCCTTTAAACGGGACCTTGGCAGGGCTTGTCGCAATCACTGCTCCTTGTAATGCGGTCAATTCTATGGAATCACTTTTTATAGGATTAGTTGCAGGGATCTTAATGTTCGAAGCGGGAGCAATATTAGATAAGCTTAAATTAGACGATGCAGTTGGTGCCGTTCCAGTACATCTTGTCTCCGGGATCTGGGGTACGTTGGCAGTTGGATTTTTCGGAGATCTTTCCGTTTTAGGAACAGGTTTGGATAGGACTACTCAGATCCTGGTACAGTTGTTAGGTGTGATTTCTTGTGCGATCCTTTCTTTTGGAGTAAGTTATCCGCTTTTGTTTATGATCCATCGGTTTTATAGTCTGAGAGTCTCTCCCCAAAACGAATACCAAGGTTTGAATTATACGGAACATAGGGCTACTACCGAATTAATCGATTTGTTTATGGAAATGGAATATCAAAAACAGACGGGAGATCTAAGCCAAGATCTTTCCATAGAACCGTTTACGGAAGTGGGGCAGATCGCAGAAAGATATAATTTGGTATTGGATAAAATTAGGACTAATATTAAAGAAAAAGAGACCTTAGCTGTTGAGTTGGAACATAATCTAAGTTTATTACAAAGTGATCTATCCACTGCACGTAAAATTCAATCAGGTATCATTTCTCAAGAGGACAAACTTACGGGAGAATTGGAGATTACCGTGAGATATCTTCCTTTGACGGAAGTTGGAGGGGATTTTTTCGATATTATGGAACTTCGTCCGGGACTCACTCGCGTATTCCTTGCTGATGCAACTGGCCATGGGGTGCAAGCAGCACTCTTGACTATGGCCATTAAAGCAATTTATGAATCCTTAAAACGCGGGATTTATAGCGTAACTGAAATTCTGTATCATTTAAACAATGAGTTCTTACATACTTTTAAAAATTTGAATCAGTTCTTCACTTGTATCGTTGTAGACATCGATACGAATCTAAACTTGATCCGATATTCTTCCGCCGGACATGTGCCCCAATATTTGATCCAGGGTCAAGAGGTCCATTCTTTGGAAAAAACCGGAAGGATCATGGGTGTAATCCCGAACACTAGATACACCTCGAATGAGATGGAATTTGCCCAAGATTCTAAACTGATTCTCTTTACCGACGGTCTTTTCGAACAATGGAATTCTCATAAGGAGGAATTCGGAGAAGGTAGGGTGGAGGAGATCGTGGGGAATTTGAAAGGAATTCCTATGGGACAAGGGATCGATCAAATTTTAAATAAGTTAGACGAATTCTTGGCAGGAGCCCCTAAGCAGGATGACATTTCCGTTTTAGGGATCAGTAGGAAAACTAAAAAATAGGATTTTGGTCCCAATTTATAAACTTGTTAAAAATCCGTAAGTTGATACTTTGAAAATTCTCAAGATACTATGTTCTATCTGATCGTTAAATACGCAGTGACTTCAGCTTTAGTGGTTTTGATTTCGGAGATCGCTCGAAGAAACGATCGTTTAGGGGCTTTAGTTGCTTCTCTTCCTTTGGTGACCATATTAACTTTGCTTTGGTTGCAGTTTGAAAAAACGGATCCGGAAAAAATCTCCAATCATGCATATTATACTTTTTGGTTTGTGATCCCTACCTTGCCGATGTTCTTGGTTTTTCCTAAATTATATTCCACATTCGGCTTTTGGTCCGCTCTCGGATCTTGTATGCTCTTAACTTTTGTACTTTTTATTTCCTTCAATTATATTCTCGAAAAATACGGGATCAAACTTATATAATATCCATTCTAATAAGGCTGATACGGCGGACTATAATATTCCTGAAATTCCTACTTGCTCGTGATTAAACGAATATAGTATCAGTTTTGCCCAACAAAAAGAGAAAAGAATCATGCCCACTAAAAAAACAAACCGACCCAATCCTGGAAATTCATTAGCAATCGGTAGGTCCGCGGAAATTTTGGAATATGGACCAAGCAAGATCCTGAAATTATTTTTTAAGGATACCCCTTCCTCCGAAATAGATACGGAATATTCTAATTCCGTAATCGCTTTTTCCACGGGTGCCACTTCCATGAAATGTCATGAGAAGGTCAAGATCGGAGACAGAAAAGGACTAGTCTTCGACAGATTGGAGGGAATTTCTCTCACCAAACTTCCGGACAAAAAACCTCTGACTTTTTTCAGTCTTTCTAAAACACTCGCAGACCTTCATCTGGATTTGCATAATAAAAAAACCAAAAAAATGAAGGATATCAGATCGGAAGCGATTAAAACTCTCTCAAGAGAACCGATTTCTTTTTTAAGTAAGGAAGAGAAGAAGGTCGCAAAACAATTATTAGGGTCTTTGCCGGAAGGTTCTTCCATTTTACATCTGGATTTTCATCCCGAAAATGTGGTCGTAACAAAGGATTCCTTTGTGATCATAGATTGGATGACCGCTTTAAGAGGAGATCCTGCAGCGGATGTTGCTTCTACCGTTTTTCTGTTCCAAGACGCGGAACTTTGGCCTGGGACTCCTTTCTTAAAGATCCTATTCTATACTGTGGTCCGAAAGTTCATCTTAAAAGGGTATTTGAAAAGATATCTTTCCGTCTCCGGAATGGATTGGAAAGATATAGAAAGATGGAGACTTCCTATATTAATTTTTCGTTTAGGACTTTGGAATATAGAAAGTGAAAGACCTGCTCTTCAAAAAGAGATCAGAGAGATCCTCACTTCTTCTAAGGCAGGTAAATGAAGCCTCAGAAATTGGAACGTTTTATCGAAAAACTAGGCGAAGAGGCTCGTTTTGACGTATTGATCATAGGGGGTGGGATCACAGGTTCTGCCTTAGCCTACGAAGTTGCAAGTAGGGGACTTTCCGTCGCCCTGGTCGAAAAAGAAGATTTCGGCGGAGCAACATCATCTGCCACAGGAAAGTTGATCCACGGCGGCTTAAGATACTTAAAACGTTTTGATCTGTCCTTAGTCAGAGAAGCGCTCAAGGAAAGAAGGATCTTATCCAATATTGCTCCGAACCTGGTCTATCCTTATCCTATGATCCTGCCGGATCCCGGCCTTCTGGAAAGAGTCGGTCTATTCGTATACGATCTACTTTCTTTCGATCGAAATTGGACTTGGGACAGATCCAAAAAGATCCCCGCGCATAAAATCCTTTCTAAAAAAGAGATCCGAAGTCGCGGCTTGGCGATGGACTCTGCGATCTATTTTTACGATTGTATTATGCCAAGTCCCGAAAGATTGACACTTGCATTTCTAAAATCAGCAGTACAAGAAGGTGCCTCCGTTTCCAATTATACAAAAGCGGAAGAATTGATCTTCGAAGGGAATCGGGTTATAGGTGCCTTCGTTAAAGACCTCATTCATAATAAAAACGTAAAATTAAACGCGTCCGTAATCGTGAACGCATCCGGTCCTTGGAGCCAGGATTTTCTGAACGGAACTAAAAAAATAAAAGTCCCTATTCCTAAAACAAGATCCGAAGGGATCTATCTAATCACTAAAAAATACTTTGATACAATGGTGCTCCATGTAGGTAAAAAAGGCCATTTCAGTTTCGCTCCTTGGAGAGGGAAAAATATGATAGGCCCGACCGAAAAAGCCTATTATGGTCCTGTGGAAGATTGGAAACTTTCTTCTGAAAGTATTTTAGAATTTTTGGAATATATCAATTCTTCCGGTCTACTTTCTGAAAAATTGAAAGTCCAAGATGTGGAGTTTGCTTACGGTGGACTTAGGCCTCTAGCGGAAACAGGGGGAGAAGATAAGGAAACGTACTCTGCCTCCAGAAAATCCGAATTACAAGATCATTCTAAGGACAGGATAGAGGGACTGATCAGTGCAGGCGGTGGAAAATATACTACCAGCAGACATTTTGCGGAGAAAATATTCAAACTCATCCGAAAGAAATCCTCTAAAAAAGTAGGGCCGAACGTTTCTAAGAAGAAATTCCTAAAAGGTTGCGAGATTCCAGATATACAATCTTATTTAGAAAAAGCTAAAACTTCTCATCCTGATTTTCCTAAAAATACAATAGAGTATCTGGTCCGTCATTATGGAACGGAATACGAGTCCATTCTGGAGTTAGCGGATTCTTCCGGACAATTATCGGAAGTATTGGACGAAGACGGAGAATTGGCAGCCCAGGTTCTGTATGCGATCCGTTTCGAAATGGCGATGAACTTGCAGGATATTTTTTTGAGAAGGACCGGACTTGGTACTGTTGGACTTCCAACCGACGAGGTGATTTCTAAAGTAGTAGAGATCGCAGGTAAAGAGTGGAGATGGACTAATGAAAAAAAATCGGAAGAGATCCAAAAACTAAAAAGAAGACTGAAAGTCCCTGTTTCATTTTAAGCTCGGATCTCCTCCGATCTAAGCGGGCTATTTTCTAGATTCGTAATTTTCTAATACGATTGCGATACCTTGTCCTCCTCCTATACAAAGAGAGGCCACTCCGTATCTTAGATTTCTACGTTTGAGTTCATAAGCAAGCGCCAATGTCACTCTGGTCCCGCTTGCTCCGAGTGGATGGCCGATCGCGATTGCTCCTCCGTTTACGTTTGTTCTTTCCGGATCTAATCCCAATTCTCCGATCACTGCCAAGGTTTGGGAAGCATATGCCTCGTTGATCTCGAATAGATCTATATCTTTCAAATTCAGTCCCGCATTTTGGAGAGCCTTCGGGATGGCAAACACAGGACCAAGGCCCATCATTTTAGGATCGCAACCGACATTCGAATAACCTAATATAGACGCTAAAGGTTTGGTCCCATTCGTTTTTGCCCAATCTTCCGAGGCAAGTAGAATCGAGGCGGCTCCATCGTTGATCCCGGAAGCATTTCCCGCAGTGACAGTTCCATCTTTCAAAAATGCTGTGGGTAGATTTTTCAATTGGACCACACATTCTTCTCCTCGGATCTGTTCGTCTTTTTCGAGTAATACGGATTTTTTGCCTCCGGTTTGGACGGATATCATTTCGGAGGAGAAGGTTCCGCTCTTTGTGGCCTTCTCCGCTCGAACTTGTGAAATTCCAGCCCATTCGTCTTGTTCCGATCTGGAAATTTTAAAATGTTGGGAGATATTCTCGGCAGTCATCCCCATGGTCAGGTCCACAAAACAATCCGTGAGACTTTGGGCTAATCTATCTTCTGCGATGGCATCCCCGTACTTGTTTCCCCATCTGGCTCCTTTTAATACGAATGGAGCGTTACTCATGGATTCTGTCCCTCCGGCGAGGATAAGGCTGTTTTCTTTGGAGAGAATTTTACGCGCGCCTATCAGGATACTTTCTAATCCGGAACCGCAAAGTCGATTTACGGTGAGTGCGCTGGATTGTTCTGAAAGTCCCGATCTGAGAGAGATATGTCTGGAAAGATATGCGGAGTCCTTATTATCCTGTATTACATTTCCATAAATAGATTCCTCTATTTTAGTAGGGTCCACTCCTGTTTTACGTACGGTCTCTTTGGCTGTGATCACCGCCAAGTCGGAGGAACTATATTCTTTTAATCCTCCGCCGAACTTTCCAAAAGGGGTCCTTGCCCCGTCTACTATGACTACCATTTTGTCTCCTTATATATTGTATATACACTATTATGCCGATAAAATATTCAAATTCGTTCTACATTCTTAGACTTGGTTATAGGTTTCCAATACCGGGATTTTTCTGACTTCAGAGAGTATCCTTAAGGTTTCTTGGAATTTAGGTTTTCCTAATGATTTAGTTATCTCTGTTTGCGCTTCCTGCCAAAGTAGAATTGCTTCCGATAATTTGGATTCTCCCTTTTTAGTGAGGGAAAGATTTCGGATATTCCCGGCCTCTTTTTTTTCGATCTTGATCAGACCATCCCGTTTTAAGATCTCTAAACTTCTTTGCAGGGTGGTCCTGTCTATGTCGGTGAGCCTGGAAAGATCCGTGATACTACATTCTTCTTCGTGTCCTATTCCTACTAATATGCTGAATTGTGTGATCCTTAGCCCGGAAGGTTTGAGTATGGAATCATAATAGGAAGTAATTAATCTTGCAGTCCTTCTTAAACTTACGTTCAAGCAGGATAGTCCTATTTTTTTGAGTTCGGAAGTGGAAGGTCTGTTTTTCATGTCTTCTGTCCAAATGGTGTGTATGCACTATTGTCGGGTCAAGCCGAAAAATGACCCTAAGCCGAGAGGTTATTGCCTCAAAGCCGGGAATTCATGGGGTAGTTTGGATCGATTCTCTTTTAGTATCCGATAAGAAGAATCTTTTTCCTCCAGAATACACTCGTCCAAAAGGGATCTAAACGCCCTGCTTACCGATTCGGGGGTGGTGCCGATCAACGAGGCCAATTGATTTTTAGTGATGGGAAGTGTGATAAATTTCTGAGAGGCCCCGCATTCTTTTAAAAAATTTAAGATCCTGTCTTTTACGGAGAGGTGAAGATTCTCTACCAATTTTTTTCTGAAATAATTCAGATGCTGGATGGTAACCGCTGAAAATAAATAAAGCGCTTTATTATTTTCGAATAAGAAGGAGGTGAATTCTCTTTTAGGATAATAGATCAATTCTCCATCCTTTAAGGCCTCGCAGAATGCGGGATAAAAACATGGCTCTTGCGGTTGAAAGATCGGATGAGAAGCGATCAATTCTCCCGGATAAAATACTTTTAAGATGGCTTCTTTTCCGTCCTGGGACAAGGAATACACTTTAAAGATACCTGATACGATCTCAAAAAATCCGTCGTAAGGATCTCTTTCTCCGAAAACCACTTCGCCTTTTAGGATCTTTTTTCTGATGCCGATAGATGAAAGTTCATATGTGAATTCTCTTTGAATTTCGGCCCAATGATCACCTGTTTGAACGCTTAACATTTTAGCCATAACGATTGTTTTATGTAAGTTTTCGTAAATAATTCAAGCCAAAAGATCTAAAAATTTTTCTAAACTCGCTTGATCTATATCAAGGAAATTTTTTGAACCATCACCCAGAATACTCCCGATTTCTAAATCACTGTTTCCCGCGAGCTCGCGGTTTTTTTGAGATAAGGATTAAGGCATGCTTACAAAATTTCAGGCGAAATTATTTTTCCTGGTCGGGACTTTTTTATTCTCCGCGGTTTTTCTGTTACTAACTTACGATTCCTTAAAGTACGTTTATTCTGCTCCTTCTTCTAAAACTTTAAGCGAAGAAGTGATCCGAGGCAAAGAGCTTTGGGAAAAGAATAATTGTATGGGATGTCATACGATCTTGGGAGAAGGAGCGTATTACGCGCCTGAATTGACAAAGGTGTATGAGAGAAGAGGGCCAGAATGGATCCGCGTTTTCCTGAAAGATCCTCAGGCGATGTATCCTGGAGAAAGAAAAATGGTGAAGTACGATTTTTCGGACTCTCAGATCTCGGATATTATCGCGTTTTTGAAATGGAACGGGGAGTTGGATCTAAAAGGTTTTCCTCCTAAACCGGAATATAGATCTTCTACCCAGATCATAAACGCCGATTCCGCCACAGTCGCCCAACCGGAAAAGTTCAAACAGATCTGCACTGCATGCCATTCCGTTGCAGGTTCAGGAGGGAATGTGGGGCCTGCTTTGGACTCTGTCGGAAAAAAATACGATATCGCTTATCTTCAAAATTGGCTAAAAGACCCGCAAAAGATCAAACCGGGAACCGCAATGCCTAAACTTCCGCTAAGCGATAGCGAGATCAAGGATCTGTCCTCATATCTCTCCCAGTTGAAATAAACAAATAGGATTAGAATATAACGGTTTCTTTATGAAGTATAAGTCTCAAAAAATTGCGTATTGGTTCTTTGCTACCTGTATGCTCTTATTGTCCTTGCAAATAGTTTATGGATTCGTGATGGGATTCGCGAGAATGGGCTTCGATGTTCTGCATGATTGGATACCGTTCAATGCCGCCAGGGCTACACATACGAATCTATTGGTAGTTTGGTTACTGACAGGTTTTATGGGTGCAGCGCATTATATTATTCCTGACGAATCCGACAGAGAGATCTATTCCGTAAAACTTGCTTATATCCAGCTCATCTCACTCATCATCGTGGGAGTAGTGTCCATCATCGGATTCCATTTGAATTTCTGGGAAGGAAGAAAGTTTTTAGAGATCCCTCGTCCTTTGGATTATCTTGTGGTAGTTAACGTTCTATTATTCCTTTTTAATATAGGAATGACTGTTTGGAAAGGGAAACGATATACTACAACTTCTCTCGTATTGTATTTTGGTCTTTTTTCCGCGGCGCTTTTGTATCTTCCCGGAATGATCCAATTCAATAGCCAAACTCTAGACTCCTATTTCCGTTGGTGGGTAGTCCATCTTTGGGTAGAAGGGGTTTGGGAATTGATCATGGGAGGTATCCTTTCTTTCCTTCTGATCAAACTTACGGGGGTGGACAGAGAAGTTATAGAAAAATGGTTGTATGTGATTGTGGGTTTGACTTTCCTTTCCGGGATCTTGGGAACAGGACACCATTATTATTATATTGGAGTTCCTGAATATTGGAAATGGGTAGGCGGATTTTTCTCTATGTTGGAACCTCTTGCATTTCTTGCTATGGCAATGTTTGCAATCTCCATGTATAGAAAAAGCGGAAGGAACCATCCGAATACGATCGCTCTTTTCTGGACCATCGGAAGTGCAGTCATGTCTTTCGTGGGAGCGGGCTTTTTAGGATTTGCTCATACTCTTCCTCAGGTAAACTTATACACTCATGGAACGTTGATCACCGCTATGCACGGCCACCTCGCATTCTGGGGGGCTTATGCGATGATCGTGTTTGCGATCTTAACATATGCAATGCCTTTACTTACGGGCAGAAAACTTTGGAATAATCCTACAGGGCTTTTCGCGTTCTGGGCTTCTAATATAGGAATGCTTGGAATGACCGGGGCATTTGCGGTTGCGGGTATCGCGCAGGTTTATTTGGAAAGAAAACTAGGGCTAGACTTTTTGACCGTACAAAAAGAGATCCAAGTCCACTTCTTAGGTTTGGTACTTGCAGCGCTTGTATTTACCTCGGGGATTATTGCTTTTATCATAAACTTCGTACGTTTTGGAACTCCTACAGACGAGGCCTTGGGTGCGGAGCAGGCTTCCGGAGAGATTTCTCTTGCTCGTAGATCCTAAAACAGATCATAAAAATGGAATGTATCCGAAAGAAGGCGAACTTCCTTATTATAGGCCGATCGGTCGGGAAATAGAAATATTCGAGCACGCTTATAAGAATAAACTTCCGATTCTGCTAAAGGGTCCTACAGGTTGCGGTAAGACCCGT is from Leptospira sp. WS58.C1 and encodes:
- a CDS encoding thiolase family protein; this encodes MVVIVDGARTPFGKFGGGLKEYSSSDLAVITAKETVRKTGVDPTKIEESIYGNVIQDNKDSAYLSRHISLRSGLSEQSSALTVNRLCGSGLESILIGARKILSKENSLILAGGTESMSNAPFVLKGARWGNKYGDAIAEDRLAQSLTDCFVDLTMGMTAENISQHFKISRSEQDEWAGISQVRAEKATKSGTFSSEMISVQTGGKKSVLLEKDEQIRGEECVVQLKNLPTAFLKDGTVTAGNASGINDGAASILLASEDWAKTNGTKPLASILGYSNVGCDPKMMGLGPVFAIPKALQNAGLNLKDIDLFEINEAYASQTLAVIGELGLDPERTNVNGGAIAIGHPLGASGTRVTLALAYELKRRNLRYGVASLCIGGGQGIAIVLENYESRK
- a CDS encoding MarR family winged helix-turn-helix transcriptional regulator; amino-acid sequence: MKNRPSTSELKKIGLSCLNVSLRRTARLITSYYDSILKPSGLRITQFSILVGIGHEEECSITDLSRLTDIDRTTLQRSLEILKRDGLIKIEKKEAGNIRNLSLTKKGESKLSEAILLWQEAQTEITKSLGKPKFQETLRILSEVRKIPVLETYNQV
- a CDS encoding Crp/Fnr family transcriptional regulator, which produces MLSVQTGDHWAEIQREFTYELSSIGIRKKILKGEVVFGERDPYDGFFEIVSGIFKVYSLSQDGKEAILKVFYPGELIASHPIFQPQEPCFYPAFCEALKDGELIYYPKREFTSFLFENNKALYLFSAVTIQHLNYFRKKLVENLHLSVKDRILNFLKECGASQKFITLPITKNQLASLIGTTPESVSRAFRSLLDECILEEKDSSYRILKENRSKLPHEFPALRQ
- a CDS encoding c-type cytochrome: MLTKFQAKLFFLVGTFLFSAVFLLLTYDSLKYVYSAPSSKTLSEEVIRGKELWEKNNCMGCHTILGEGAYYAPELTKVYERRGPEWIRVFLKDPQAMYPGERKMVKYDFSDSQISDIIAFLKWNGELDLKGFPPKPEYRSSTQIINADSATVAQPEKFKQICTACHSVAGSGGNVGPALDSVGKKYDIAYLQNWLKDPQKIKPGTAMPKLPLSDSEIKDLSSYLSQLK
- a CDS encoding cbb3-type cytochrome c oxidase subunit I, giving the protein MKYKSQKIAYWFFATCMLLLSLQIVYGFVMGFARMGFDVLHDWIPFNAARATHTNLLVVWLLTGFMGAAHYIIPDESDREIYSVKLAYIQLISLIIVGVVSIIGFHLNFWEGRKFLEIPRPLDYLVVVNVLLFLFNIGMTVWKGKRYTTTSLVLYFGLFSAALLYLPGMIQFNSQTLDSYFRWWVVHLWVEGVWELIMGGILSFLLIKLTGVDREVIEKWLYVIVGLTFLSGILGTGHHYYYIGVPEYWKWVGGFFSMLEPLAFLAMAMFAISMYRKSGRNHPNTIALFWTIGSAVMSFVGAGFLGFAHTLPQVNLYTHGTLITAMHGHLAFWGAYAMIVFAILTYAMPLLTGRKLWNNPTGLFAFWASNIGMLGMTGAFAVAGIAQVYLERKLGLDFLTVQKEIQVHFLGLVLAALVFTSGIIAFIINFVRFGTPTDEALGAEQASGEISLARRS